In a genomic window of Pseudomonas putida:
- a CDS encoding LysR family transcriptional regulator: MNRNDLRRVDLNLLIVFETLMHERSVTRAAEKLFLGQPAISAALSRLRGLFDDPLFVRTGRSMEPSARAVEIFALLSPALDSISTAVSRAADFDPATSNAVFRIGLSDDVEFALLPMLLKRLRAESPGIVLVVRRVNYILMPALLASGEISIGVSYTTDLPANAKRKVLRRSSPKLLRADSVPGPLSLDDFCARPHALVSFAGDLSGFIDEELEKLGRKRHVVLAVPQFNGLSTLLSGTDIVATVPDYTADALTAAGGVRAEDPPLPVRSFELHMAWRGSQDNDPGERWLRSRIQMFFGDPDSLG, translated from the coding sequence ATGAATCGTAATGACCTGCGTCGTGTCGACCTGAACCTGTTGATCGTATTCGAAACCCTGATGCACGAACGCAGCGTGACCCGCGCTGCAGAGAAGCTGTTCCTCGGTCAACCGGCCATCAGTGCGGCGCTTTCGCGTCTGCGCGGGTTGTTCGATGATCCATTGTTTGTCCGTACCGGCCGCAGCATGGAACCTTCCGCGCGGGCCGTGGAAATCTTCGCCCTGCTCTCTCCGGCGCTGGATTCGATCTCCACCGCCGTCAGCCGGGCGGCCGACTTCGACCCCGCCACCAGCAACGCAGTGTTCCGCATCGGGCTGTCGGACGACGTCGAGTTCGCCCTGCTGCCGATGCTGCTCAAGCGCCTGCGTGCCGAATCGCCGGGGATCGTGCTGGTGGTGCGGCGGGTCAACTACATCCTGATGCCGGCGTTACTGGCCTCGGGTGAGATCTCCATCGGCGTCAGCTACACCACCGACTTGCCGGCGAACGCCAAGCGCAAAGTGCTGCGCCGCAGCTCGCCAAAACTGCTGCGCGCCGACTCGGTGCCCGGCCCCCTGAGCCTCGACGACTTCTGCGCGCGCCCCCACGCGCTGGTGTCCTTCGCCGGCGACCTCAGTGGCTTTATAGATGAAGAGCTGGAAAAGCTCGGACGCAAACGCCACGTGGTCCTCGCCGTTCCGCAATTCAACGGCCTGAGCACCCTCCTCTCCGGCACCGACATCGTCGCCACCGTACCGGACTACACCGCCGATGCGTTGACGGCCGCCGGTGGTGTGCGTGCTGAAGACCCACCGCTGCCGGTGCGCAGTTTCGAGCTGCACATGGCCTGGCGCGGATCCCAGGACAACGATCCGGGGGAGCGTTGGTTGCGCTCGCGGATTCAGATGTTCTTCGGGGATCCGGATAGCCTTGGTTAA
- a CDS encoding zinc-dependent alcohol dehydrogenase family protein — translation MSRTIRFHKFGSAEVLKCEEHAAALPAPGEVQVRVEAIGISWYDILWRQNLASSHARLPSGLGQEMAGIVTAVGEGVDDLAVGDKVASFPAESPNDYPVYGEQIVLPRSSLTRYPDVLTPIQAAVHYTPLLVAYFAYADLARVKPGDFALVTDASHCSGPSFVQLGKALGVRVIAATKSAQEREYLLALGAEKVIVTEEEDLLMRVNKITENRGVNVVFDGLGGPQMSLLGDVLAPRGSLVLYGLQGGNQTPFPACAAFQKNIQFFVHCIGNFTGKPELGIIQDKVALQRALRDINQLTADRVLLPLETRVFPFTEFVEAHRYMGECPCRERVALQVEPA, via the coding sequence ATGTCCCGCACTATTCGTTTTCACAAGTTTGGTTCAGCCGAGGTGCTCAAATGCGAAGAGCATGCGGCGGCTCTGCCTGCACCCGGCGAAGTGCAGGTGCGAGTCGAAGCCATTGGTATCAGCTGGTACGACATTCTCTGGCGTCAGAATCTGGCGTCGTCCCACGCTCGTCTGCCTTCGGGCCTTGGCCAGGAAATGGCCGGGATCGTGACCGCAGTCGGTGAAGGTGTCGATGACCTGGCCGTGGGCGACAAGGTCGCCAGTTTCCCGGCCGAAAGCCCGAACGATTACCCGGTCTACGGCGAGCAGATCGTGCTGCCACGCTCGTCCTTGACCCGATATCCGGACGTACTCACCCCGATCCAGGCGGCTGTCCATTACACGCCGCTGCTGGTTGCCTATTTTGCCTACGCCGATCTGGCGCGGGTCAAACCCGGCGACTTCGCCCTGGTCACCGATGCCAGCCATTGCTCCGGTCCATCCTTCGTGCAACTGGGCAAGGCGCTGGGTGTGCGGGTGATAGCCGCTACCAAGTCGGCGCAAGAGCGTGAATATCTGCTGGCGCTGGGTGCCGAGAAAGTCATCGTGACCGAGGAAGAAGACCTGCTGATGCGGGTCAACAAGATCACCGAAAACCGTGGCGTGAACGTGGTGTTCGATGGCTTGGGTGGCCCGCAGATGTCACTGCTCGGTGATGTGCTGGCTCCGCGTGGCAGCCTGGTTCTGTACGGCCTGCAAGGCGGCAACCAGACACCATTCCCGGCCTGCGCGGCGTTCCAGAAGAACATCCAGTTTTTCGTGCATTGCATCGGTAACTTCACCGGCAAACCGGAACTGGGCATCATCCAGGACAAAGTCGCCCTGCAACGCGCCTTGCGTGACATCAACCAGCTGACCGCCGATCGCGTTCTGCTGCCGCTCGAGACCCGGGTCTTCCCGTTTACCGAGTTTGTCGAAGCGCATCGCTACATGGGTGAATGCCCTTGCCGCGAAAGGGTCGCGCTGCAGGTTGAACCGGCCTGA